The window CGTGGTGCGTTTTTGTATCCAGCGCCATTGTTCGAGCTCCCGGCGCCGTCGGCACATCCGCCACAACCGAGAACGCGGAGTTGCTATCCTCGTGAATGAGGGTGAGCGTTCCGGAGCCACCATTCGAGCTAAAGGCCAGTTCAGCCCCAGGATCGAAGCCGGCCGCGTCCGGGCCGCTGCCGATTGCTGGGGTTGCAAGTACAGCGCCTGTATCAGCGTCCATCACGACCATCATCTTGTTTCGGCAAACCGCGAACAGTCGCCGGTTCTGCCGATCCATGGCGATGCCCGACGCTTCCTGGCCCGGCGCTATCGGCCATGTATGCGCAATGGTCAGCTTCTGCGCATCAATCGCCACGATCTCGCTCTTGTCCTCCAGATTGTCGTATACCATACCGCGACCATCGGCGATAGCGTATTCCGGGCGTCCGCCAAGCGGGATTGAGCCAGCGACCGTACCCGTCGCCGCATCGATCGCTGTCGCCGTCTCGGCACGTCCGTTGAACGTAAATACGCGGTTGGTCGCTGGATCAAAAATGATGCAATCGGGTCCCTGGTCCACCTTCACGGTACCGATCACCTTCAGAGACCGTGTGTCGAAGATTGTAACGGTACCGGAGCCACCGTTGCTTGTAAAACCGCGATGCAGCTTTGGTGCAATGGCTATTCCATGAACTCCGGCGGTACCCGGAATCTCTCCGATCACTTTGCCGGTACGCGTATCCAGCACCTGAACATGGTCGGAACGGCTGATATAGAGCCGATGCGCGGCGGCTTCGGCATGGATGTAGTCCCACCGTCCTTGCCCGCCTAGCTTGAATGTGCGAGTGACGTGGTACGTCGTTTGACTTTGCTGGGCGCCAGCCACCGCGGCAACCATTACCGCGGCAATCGTTGCGGCGACAACTCTAAAACTCCTCATCTGGACGTAACTCCTTTTCCCAACTGCAGGGTCTGAATACACATCAAGTGTGTGGAATTAGCATTAAAACCGGATGAATGACCTCTGTATAGACGCGTCCGGCGCCTTAGAGATTGTTAAGGGCGAGATAATGCAGTGGGCCGATAATGAACGTCCGATAAGATATGTTATGGAGATTCTCCGATACGATGGAGCGTGGTTCGTGAACCGCAACCAGTTGAGATCAGCCGCGCGCTCGCTAGTTAACCGGAGTCATAAGTTAACCGGAGTCATACGTCGAAGAGCGGCC of the Armatimonadota bacterium genome contains:
- a CDS encoding YncE family protein → MRSFRVVAATIAAVMVAAVAGAQQSQTTYHVTRTFKLGGQGRWDYIHAEAAAHRLYISRSDHVQVLDTRTGKVIGEIPGTAGVHGIAIAPKLHRGFTSNGGSGTVTIFDTRSLKVIGTVKVDQGPDCIIFDPATNRVFTFNGRAETATAIDAATGTVAGSIPLGGRPEYAIADGRGMVYDNLEDKSEIVAIDAQKLTIAHTWPIAPGQEASGIAMDRQNRRLFAVCRNKMMVVMDADTGAVLATPAIGSGPDAAGFDPGAELAFSSNGGSGTLTLIHEDSNSAFSVVADVPTAPGARTMALDTKTHHVFLATARFQPASAGEPPWRRQMVPNSFEIIEVSP